Proteins found in one Cyanobacteria bacterium GSL.Bin1 genomic segment:
- a CDS encoding non-ribosomal peptide synthase: MSDLSALLNHLNQQGIQLWRNGEQLKINAPKGTLTPQLRAELAAHKTEILAFLDESKDSSCQTATGLSLQTIGRLLGGFNTSSSIPFQSPIIDPMVMAKQLKVTLRPLPKGFENEVVGQFREELKLKLQDYGVQIIPWEEATRDFAYDLSIPLTPWKKTVKTRVVKPEISAVIDVERPTHPIKSFLAEKFYQIYAQFFLPNKSIATITQLTAWAEDHTIQRLEDPTATQVILLSELDREFVSSKLPYPKKIALGVNTLVKNFSEIAIGISEQEISILNMNLSDSLFPREQFDHFILKSLIPKIYVPIAPLPLSRFQISDYHPQDSTYAIQLQQLSQNLASTGLFPSGFQLGEVVKRQSHRDIVDVIVNGRTGVSYGFVAYAEPPQYIGDREIPASVWESLLPVEGFSTDEVRQNEAGRRYLKTQIKGEYAYKQIPDIWLLCSRSGADKTNLSLERDIIRIGLKNSLCLQIPEGIDLNQVDIKPSYDTYVMVAIALSAALYAPHLIEQGAPMIHFHGYPAKDWFAENEDWAGVEHPSVPCGTYESGVFNFLSVYQLANRNYPPIALASLIEPDHGANMITSDPEYLLARLNTGIENGQIELGGKHFASLSERPLAVAKP; encoded by the coding sequence ATGTCTGATCTATCAGCACTTTTAAACCACCTTAATCAACAAGGCATTCAGTTGTGGCGCAATGGCGAGCAACTCAAAATTAATGCCCCCAAAGGAACGTTAACCCCACAGCTTCGGGCAGAACTGGCTGCTCATAAAACGGAAATTCTTGCTTTTCTGGATGAAAGTAAGGATTCCAGTTGCCAAACCGCGACTGGACTGAGCTTACAAACCATTGGTCGTTTACTGGGAGGGTTTAACACCAGTTCCTCGATCCCATTTCAATCCCCCATTATCGATCCCATGGTGATGGCGAAACAACTGAAAGTCACGTTGAGACCGTTGCCAAAAGGATTTGAAAATGAAGTCGTTGGGCAGTTTCGAGAAGAGCTAAAACTAAAGTTACAAGACTACGGCGTACAAATTATCCCTTGGGAAGAAGCGACCCGAGACTTTGCTTATGACCTATCAATACCGCTAACGCCATGGAAAAAGACGGTGAAGACAAGGGTTGTTAAACCGGAGATTAGTGCAGTGATTGATGTTGAGCGACCCACTCATCCCATCAAAAGTTTTCTTGCCGAGAAATTCTATCAAATTTATGCTCAGTTCTTTCTGCCAAACAAGTCAATTGCAACAATTACTCAGTTAACTGCTTGGGCAGAAGACCATACCATTCAACGCCTTGAAGATCCCACAGCCACCCAAGTCATTTTGTTGAGCGAATTAGACCGCGAGTTTGTAAGTTCAAAACTGCCCTACCCAAAGAAGATTGCCCTTGGGGTCAATACCTTAGTCAAAAACTTTTCCGAAATTGCCATTGGGATTTCCGAGCAAGAGATTTCAATTTTAAATATGAATCTTTCGGATTCCCTTTTTCCCAGAGAGCAATTCGATCATTTTATTCTAAAATCCCTGATTCCCAAAATTTACGTCCCGATCGCGCCCCTCCCCCTGAGTCGGTTTCAAATTAGCGACTATCATCCCCAAGACTCGACTTACGCCATCCAATTACAACAGTTAAGCCAAAACTTGGCAAGCACTGGCTTATTTCCCTCCGGCTTTCAACTCGGTGAAGTCGTGAAACGGCAATCCCATCGCGATATTGTTGATGTCATTGTCAATGGCAGAACGGGGGTTTCCTACGGTTTTGTTGCTTATGCCGAACCTCCCCAATACATCGGCGATCGCGAAATACCAGCCAGTGTCTGGGAAAGTCTCTTGCCGGTAGAGGGATTCAGTACCGATGAAGTCCGTCAAAATGAGGCGGGCAGACGCTACTTAAAAACCCAGATCAAAGGGGAATACGCCTACAAACAAATCCCCGATATTTGGTTGCTTTGTTCGCGATCCGGTGCGGATAAAACGAATTTGAGCCTAGAGCGAGATATTATCCGGATTGGTCTGAAAAACAGCTTATGCCTGCAAATTCCAGAAGGAATTGATCTTAATCAAGTGGATATCAAACCCTCTTACGACACCTATGTCATGGTCGCGATCGCGCTGTCAGCAGCGTTATACGCACCCCACCTGATTGAACAGGGAGCGCCAATGATTCATTTTCACGGCTATCCCGCTAAAGACTGGTTTGCTGAAAACGAAGATTGGGCAGGGGTCGAACATCCGTCTGTTCCCTGTGGCACCTACGAATCAGGGGTATTTAATTTTCTGAGTGTTTACCAGCTGGCGAACCGAAATTATCCCCCGATTGCCCTTGCCAGCTTAATTGAACCGGATCACGGCGCCAATATGATCACCAGCGATCCGGAGTATCTCCTTGCCAGATTAAACACGGGCATCGAAAACGGACAAATCGAACTCGGCGGGAAACATTTTGCTTCGCTGAGTGAAAGACCATTAGCCGTTGCCAAGCCCTAA
- a CDS encoding acyl carrier protein, protein MQEKMIEFSTLDAEEIQDWLASQIAQQLGIDPDEIDIRLPFESYGLDSVQTMSIANLGKQHFGLELSPLVIWNYPNIESLSQYLADALQTSDREILEL, encoded by the coding sequence ATGCAAGAAAAGATGATTGAATTCTCAACGTTGGATGCAGAAGAGATTCAAGACTGGTTGGCTTCTCAAATTGCCCAACAGCTTGGGATCGATCCCGATGAAATTGATATTCGCCTCCCGTTTGAGAGTTACGGCTTAGACTCGGTACAAACCATGAGTATTGCCAATCTCGGGAAACAGCATTTCGGCTTGGAACTCTCCCCGCTTGTGATTTGGAATTACCCGAATATCGAGTCCTTATCGCAATACTTAGCGGACGCTTTACAAACTTCAGACCGAGAAATCCTAGAACTTTAA
- a CDS encoding beta-ketoacyl synthase gives MEPIAIVGIGCRFPQAKNPEAFWQLLKNGVDAIAPIPQERWNIDHFYDRDPETPGKMNACWGGFLENVDGFDADFFGMSTEEVKHCDPQQRLFLEVAWEALENAGIVPTELAGSSTGVFIGLCTIDYHRLLYKNFDCIGPYSGTGTTPCVTANRLSYMLDLRGPSMAVDTACSSSLVTVHLACQSLRSGESNLCLAGGVNLILSPDSTISSSQTGMLSANNGRCKTFDASADGYIRGEGCGVVILKRLSDAVKDQDQIFALIRGSAVSHNGLSNSLSAPKGLAQQTTMGQALVNANVESSAISYVDAHAVGTAVGDAIEWKALQTVLKDGREPDQPCYIGSVKTNIGHLEAAAGISALMKVVLSLQNEAIPPHLHLETLNPYISLENTPFAIPTALQPWCRGEKPRLAGVSAFGFGGTNAHLILEEAPLTQTFRKTATKDRPLQILTLSAKSDAALQEMVQQYADFLVAHPEASLADICFTANTKRTHFDDRLCVVAESSPELYQRLKDSAGVGKGKVKGRKRPQLIFFFPHDEPSEFLPLGEELYQTQPTFRSAIAQCGDLLQANPLSVDAEHRPLTQFAIEYGLAQLWASWGIKPKAVMGGGVGEYVAATVAGVFTLEAALKLVMASLDSHSSARSRDNVAETVTYTQPQIPFISPATGEPITAAIATPKYWCRHLHSSEPSSFGAFANEQVVLAMGSPPTTIAEGQLALGSFHPEQGSWQGLLSSLGELYIRGFAINWSGFDQDYSRHRLQLPTYPFQRQRYWFEQTDSEHQTPLGSNLQPTDIQQIRHLLKETGKVSEAHLELLPELLAVLAKRN, from the coding sequence ATGGAACCGATTGCAATTGTAGGCATAGGTTGCCGTTTTCCCCAAGCGAAAAATCCCGAAGCCTTTTGGCAACTGTTAAAAAATGGGGTTGACGCGATCGCGCCCATCCCTCAAGAAAGATGGAATATTGATCACTTCTATGATCGGGATCCCGAGACCCCAGGTAAAATGAATGCCTGTTGGGGCGGTTTTCTCGAAAATGTTGATGGTTTTGATGCCGATTTTTTTGGGATGTCCACTGAAGAGGTTAAACATTGTGATCCTCAACAGCGACTCTTTTTAGAAGTGGCTTGGGAAGCCTTGGAAAACGCTGGGATTGTCCCCACTGAGTTAGCAGGTAGTTCAACCGGCGTATTTATTGGTCTATGTACTATCGATTATCATCGCCTGCTGTACAAGAATTTTGACTGCATTGGTCCTTATAGTGGGACAGGAACAACGCCTTGTGTCACGGCTAACCGCTTATCCTATATGCTGGATTTGCGGGGTCCGAGTATGGCAGTGGATACGGCTTGTTCTTCGTCGTTAGTGACCGTCCATTTAGCCTGTCAGAGTCTGCGTAGTGGGGAATCGAATCTCTGCTTAGCAGGAGGCGTTAACTTAATTCTTTCACCGGATTCGACGATTTCTTCTTCCCAAACGGGGATGTTATCTGCGAATAACGGTCGCTGTAAAACCTTTGATGCCAGTGCTGATGGGTATATCAGAGGAGAAGGATGTGGCGTGGTTATCCTCAAGCGTCTCTCCGATGCAGTCAAAGACCAGGATCAAATTTTCGCGCTAATTAGAGGGTCAGCGGTTAGCCACAACGGATTGAGTAATAGTTTGAGTGCCCCAAAAGGGCTGGCACAACAAACAACCATGGGACAAGCGTTAGTTAATGCGAATGTTGAATCGTCAGCAATTAGCTATGTTGATGCCCATGCCGTGGGAACAGCAGTTGGAGACGCGATTGAGTGGAAAGCCTTACAAACTGTTTTGAAAGACGGTCGCGAACCCGATCAACCTTGTTACATCGGTTCAGTGAAAACGAATATCGGTCATTTAGAAGCAGCGGCTGGAATTTCGGCTTTGATGAAAGTTGTTCTCTCCTTACAAAACGAAGCCATTCCCCCTCACCTCCATCTGGAAACGCTCAATCCTTACATTTCTCTAGAAAACACACCGTTTGCCATTCCTACAGCACTCCAGCCTTGGTGTCGGGGAGAAAAGCCTCGTTTGGCTGGGGTGAGTGCCTTTGGGTTTGGCGGGACAAATGCCCATCTTATTTTAGAAGAAGCCCCTTTAACACAGACCTTTCGCAAAACAGCAACGAAAGACCGTCCGCTACAGATACTCACCCTGTCAGCAAAAAGCGATGCGGCGTTACAGGAGATGGTACAACAGTATGCTGATTTCTTAGTCGCTCATCCAGAAGCCTCCTTGGCTGATATTTGCTTTACCGCGAATACCAAACGGACTCATTTTGACGATCGGCTTTGTGTTGTTGCTGAATCTAGCCCGGAATTATACCAACGGTTAAAAGACAGTGCTGGCGTTGGGAAAGGCAAGGTTAAGGGGAGAAAGCGTCCCCAACTGATCTTCTTTTTCCCCCATGACGAACCGTCAGAATTTTTGCCTCTCGGAGAGGAACTCTATCAAACGCAGCCCACTTTTCGCAGCGCGATCGCGCAGTGTGGCGACCTTCTCCAAGCAAACCCTTTATCGGTTGATGCTGAACATCGACCACTCACCCAATTTGCCATTGAGTATGGCTTAGCGCAATTATGGGCTTCCTGGGGGATTAAGCCCAAAGCCGTTATGGGGGGTGGCGTTGGAGAATATGTTGCAGCAACCGTCGCGGGGGTGTTCACTCTGGAAGCAGCCCTGAAATTGGTGATGGCAAGCCTTGATTCGCATTCGTCTGCGCGATCGCGAGACAACGTAGCAGAAACCGTCACCTACACCCAACCTCAGATCCCATTCATTTCCCCAGCTACCGGAGAACCGATTACAGCAGCAATCGCTACTCCCAAGTATTGGTGTCGTCATCTCCACTCCTCGGAACCCTCGTCTTTTGGTGCTTTCGCTAACGAGCAAGTGGTGTTGGCAATGGGGTCACCCCCAACTACTATCGCAGAAGGGCAACTTGCCCTCGGTAGCTTCCATCCCGAACAAGGCAGTTGGCAAGGGCTCCTTTCTAGTTTAGGAGAATTATATATCCGTGGCTTTGCTATAAACTGGTCGGGTTTTGATCAAGATTATTCCCGTCATCGTTTGCAATTGCCAACCTATCCGTTTCAGCGACAGCGCTACTGGTTTGAACAAACTGACTCTGAGCATCAAACCCCCTTAGGTTCTAATCTCCAACCAACTGACATCCAACAAATCAGGCATTTGTTGAAAGAGACAGGCAAGGTTTCAGAAGCGCATCTCGAACTGCTGCCAGAACTCCTAGCAGTGTTAGCAAAAAGAAATTGA
- a CDS encoding SDR family NAD(P)-dependent oxidoreductase gives MTTLTGKTILLTGASRGIGALIAHELAKNQATVVAVARSQAGLDRVCGEIESSGGTAIGIPFNLSQVEQLPTLVEQIENRLGAVDILVNNAGIERYQAFPDYSLDDLQSVLSVNLLAAMALTRLVLPQMLRQGSGHIVNIASLAGKKGHPYDSAYSASKAGLIMWADALRQELAGTGVEMTSICPGYIADCGLLANTGIPAPPLAGISQAKDVVQAVVSAIAHNQAEVIINGNFLTTNLTKLLLAIEQFFPKVGDSVNQWLGVTKRNQMRIKPEQIDHKNTIKIYGG, from the coding sequence GTGACCACCCTAACTGGTAAAACGATCCTTCTCACCGGTGCTTCTCGCGGTATTGGGGCACTAATCGCTCACGAACTGGCGAAAAACCAAGCAACAGTTGTTGCTGTTGCCCGTTCCCAAGCCGGACTCGATCGCGTTTGTGGCGAAATTGAATCCAGTGGCGGAACCGCAATCGGCATCCCTTTTAATCTCAGCCAGGTGGAACAGTTGCCAACCCTTGTCGAACAAATCGAAAACCGACTGGGTGCCGTTGACATTTTAGTGAATAACGCGGGCATAGAACGTTATCAAGCCTTCCCTGACTATTCTCTTGATGACTTGCAGTCGGTGCTATCCGTTAACTTACTCGCTGCGATGGCGTTAACCCGTTTGGTTTTACCTCAGATGCTACGTCAGGGTAGCGGTCATATTGTCAATATTGCCTCTCTTGCCGGGAAAAAGGGACACCCTTACGACAGTGCCTACTCTGCCAGTAAAGCCGGTTTAATCATGTGGGCGGATGCCCTCAGACAAGAATTGGCGGGTACGGGGGTGGAGATGACGTCGATTTGTCCGGGATATATTGCCGACTGCGGATTGCTTGCCAATACCGGTATTCCTGCCCCTCCTTTAGCAGGGATCTCGCAAGCAAAAGATGTTGTTCAAGCAGTGGTCAGCGCGATCGCGCACAACCAAGCAGAAGTCATCATTAATGGCAATTTTTTAACAACAAATCTGACAAAACTGCTATTAGCTATTGAACAATTTTTCCCAAAAGTTGGAGATTCAGTGAATCAGTGGCTGGGCGTTACAAAACGCAATCAAATGCGGATTAAACCAGAGCAAATCGATCACAAAAACACGATAAAAATTTACGGAGGTTGA